One window of Flavobacterium dauae genomic DNA carries:
- a CDS encoding C40 family peptidase, giving the protein MKNLALTLVTLFTVCLGTEVTAQTRKVITVTTTSQKAKEEATLASINKTMNAIDDEMDNKTLKKTEKTKFCYLTEQLLNVANDYQGIRYQWGGMSRSGMDCSGFVKTAFDQFKIDLPRTSREMASRGERVSKSEAKPGDLIFFKNGGSRVINHVGIVIEVDGDDLKFIHSATSKGVSINSTSEPYYSRGFVQVNRVYDRQVL; this is encoded by the coding sequence ATGAAAAATTTAGCTTTAACGTTAGTGACATTGTTTACTGTATGTTTAGGCACAGAGGTAACTGCTCAAACAAGAAAGGTTATTACCGTGACAACTACATCGCAGAAAGCAAAAGAAGAAGCTACACTTGCAAGCATTAATAAAACAATGAATGCAATTGATGATGAAATGGATAACAAAACCTTAAAGAAAACTGAAAAAACAAAGTTTTGTTATTTAACCGAACAGTTGCTTAACGTGGCTAATGATTATCAGGGAATTCGTTACCAATGGGGCGGAATGTCGCGTTCGGGTATGGATTGTTCAGGATTTGTAAAAACGGCTTTTGATCAATTTAAAATAGACTTGCCAAGAACTTCCAGAGAAATGGCTTCACGTGGTGAACGCGTTTCTAAAAGTGAGGCTAAACCGGGCGATTTGATTTTCTTTAAAAACGGTGGTTCAAGAGTAATAAATCACGTAGGCATTGTAATTGAAGTAGATGGCGATGATCTTAAATTCATTCATTCGGCAACTTCAAAAGGTGTTTCAATAAATTCAACGTCAGAACCTTATTACAGCAGAGGTTTTGTACAGGTAAACCGAGTTTATGACAGACAAGTATTATAG
- a CDS encoding MFS transporter, producing the protein MSENTKPSFFKTVGSFNKNFWIASFMELMERWAWYGIYTLLGLYLVGSTDTGGLGFDHVQKGNIMGNIVGILYFLPLIFGVIADRIGYKVSLTIAFIIMISGYYLLGEVNTYWSVYLVFLLVAVGAAFFKPVASAIVARNTDETTGTMGFGIFYMMVNIGGFIGPAMSSGLRTTYGWKIIFIQAAIVIGLNLIILLLFYKEPKVEKPKDSIGKAIVDSIKGIFEALKDIRLGILLLLMIGFWTMFNQLFNTLPNFIEDWVNSATISNWLNENLPTVGGLLTQDRQVKPEWFTNIDSLMIILFQITISFFVIKMRHINAVIRGAVIATIGIGLTFYSGNVWFTIIGTMIFAIGEMMSSPTVSSFIALITPKGKEGLYQGTYFLPVAASYFVTSVISGSLYQSWSDKLSLLKKEMAGRNIEMPEVVTKEQFIEEGSKALNMSISAFEKQFNLKAETIDWAVVKQSFTDFATSKSINISQIHFPFSKNEYFTLAEQKLGMSHWDMTNMLWETYNPNKIWYVIVGIGIFSIVSLTIYDHLIIRPLERKQRTNSVKI; encoded by the coding sequence ATGTCAGAAAATACAAAACCGTCATTTTTTAAAACAGTAGGCTCTTTCAATAAAAATTTCTGGATTGCCAGTTTTATGGAATTAATGGAGCGTTGGGCTTGGTACGGAATTTACACCCTTTTAGGACTTTATTTAGTAGGATCAACCGATACAGGTGGTTTAGGTTTCGATCACGTTCAGAAAGGAAACATTATGGGAAATATTGTAGGAATACTTTATTTTCTTCCATTGATTTTTGGCGTTATTGCAGACCGCATTGGCTATAAAGTTTCACTAACAATAGCTTTTATCATCATGATATCTGGCTATTACCTTTTAGGCGAGGTAAACACGTATTGGAGCGTTTATTTGGTCTTCTTGTTAGTAGCGGTTGGTGCGGCGTTTTTTAAACCGGTAGCATCGGCAATTGTTGCAAGAAATACCGACGAAACCACCGGAACAATGGGTTTTGGTATTTTTTACATGATGGTTAATATTGGTGGTTTTATTGGTCCGGCAATGTCATCAGGGCTACGAACTACTTACGGATGGAAAATCATTTTCATACAAGCAGCTATTGTAATAGGTCTTAATTTAATTATTTTATTGCTTTTTTATAAAGAACCAAAGGTTGAAAAACCAAAAGATTCTATTGGAAAAGCTATTGTTGATTCAATAAAAGGAATTTTTGAAGCATTAAAAGACATCCGTTTAGGTATTTTATTGTTGTTGATGATTGGTTTCTGGACAATGTTCAATCAATTATTCAACACCCTTCCAAATTTTATCGAAGACTGGGTCAATTCTGCCACAATAAGTAATTGGCTGAATGAAAATCTTCCTACAGTTGGTGGATTGCTAACGCAAGACAGACAAGTAAAACCGGAATGGTTCACGAATATCGATTCGCTAATGATTATCCTTTTCCAAATCACTATTTCGTTTTTCGTAATTAAAATGCGTCATATCAACGCGGTAATTCGTGGGGCTGTCATTGCAACAATTGGTATCGGCTTAACTTTTTATTCGGGCAACGTTTGGTTTACCATTATTGGGACTATGATTTTTGCTATCGGAGAAATGATGAGTAGCCCAACCGTATCTTCTTTTATCGCATTAATCACACCAAAAGGAAAAGAAGGTTTGTATCAAGGAACCTACTTTTTACCAGTGGCGGCAAGTTATTTTGTAACAAGTGTTATTTCGGGAAGTCTGTATCAATCTTGGTCCGATAAATTATCGTTATTGAAAAAAGAAATGGCAGGCAGAAATATTGAAATGCCCGAAGTGGTAACAAAAGAACAGTTTATCGAAGAAGGTTCAAAAGCATTGAATATGTCTATTTCTGCCTTTGAAAAGCAATTCAACCTAAAAGCCGAAACAATTGACTGGGCAGTTGTAAAACAATCGTTTACCGATTTTGCAACTTCTAAAAGTATAAATATCAGTCAAATACATTTTCCATTTTCTAAAAACGAATATTTTACGTTGGCAGAACAAAAACTGGGAATGAGCCATTGGGATATGACCAATATGCTTTGGGAAACATACAACCCAAACAAAATATGGTATGTAATTGTGGGTATCGGCATATTTTCTATTGTATCATTAACCATTTACGACCACTTAATTATCAGACCATTAGAGCGTAAACAAAGAACAAATTCGGTTAAAATTTAA
- the surE gene encoding 5'/3'-nucleotidase SurE has protein sequence MKKPLILVTNDDGITAPGIRALISIMKEIGQVVVVAPDSPQSAMGHAITVNNTLFLEQVHIDKSDVKEFACSGTPVDCVKIAIDQIIKAKPDICVSGINHGSNSASNVIYSGTMSAAVEAGMSGIPAIGFSLGDFSWNADFEPIKKFVKQITQQTLKNGLPEGVVLNVNFPKLEEKEIKGIKVCRQAKATWVEKFDERTNPHGKKYYWLTGTFINHDKGEDTDEWALAHGYISVVPVQYDLTAYHAMQQLNTWEL, from the coding sequence ATGAAAAAACCATTGATTTTAGTTACGAATGACGACGGTATTACCGCACCGGGAATTCGTGCTTTAATTAGCATTATGAAAGAAATAGGACAGGTAGTTGTTGTGGCACCCGATAGTCCGCAATCGGCAATGGGGCACGCAATTACCGTAAACAACACCTTGTTTTTAGAACAAGTGCATATTGATAAAAGTGATGTTAAAGAGTTTGCCTGTTCGGGAACGCCGGTAGATTGCGTAAAAATTGCAATTGACCAGATTATTAAAGCAAAACCCGATATTTGTGTTTCGGGCATCAATCACGGATCTAATTCGGCTTCAAACGTAATTTACTCAGGAACAATGTCGGCAGCGGTAGAAGCTGGTATGAGCGGAATTCCTGCTATTGGGTTTTCGTTGGGCGATTTTAGTTGGAATGCCGATTTTGAACCCATAAAAAAGTTTGTAAAACAAATTACACAGCAAACCCTAAAAAACGGATTGCCGGAAGGAGTGGTTTTAAACGTGAATTTTCCCAAGTTGGAAGAAAAAGAAATTAAAGGAATAAAAGTTTGCAGACAGGCAAAAGCCACATGGGTTGAAAAATTTGACGAGCGTACCAATCCGCACGGAAAAAAATATTACTGGTTAACTGGCACTTTTATAAATCACGATAAAGGCGAAGATACCGATGAATGGGCATTGGCGCACGGATACATTTCTGTAGTGCCTGTACAGTACGATTTAACGGCGTATCACGCTATGCAACAACTTAACACCTGGGAATTATAA
- a CDS encoding thioredoxin family protein, giving the protein MKKSILLVLFTMACFVSQAQEIKWMSMKDAVAAQKKNKKPIFIDAYTVWCGPCKMLDKNTFSDPKVAEVINKKYNPVKFNAEGNEEIQFGGKLYKNPGYQEARKNSRNGFHEFAAFIGVQAYPNMIILDADGKKIKDILGYKTPEDLLPQL; this is encoded by the coding sequence ATGAAAAAAAGCATATTATTAGTATTATTTACTATGGCTTGTTTTGTTAGCCAGGCTCAGGAAATTAAATGGATGAGCATGAAAGATGCCGTTGCAGCACAGAAAAAAAACAAAAAACCTATTTTTATTGATGCCTACACTGTTTGGTGTGGTCCATGTAAAATGTTAGATAAAAATACTTTTTCGGATCCTAAAGTTGCAGAAGTAATCAATAAAAAATACAACCCTGTAAAATTTAATGCCGAAGGAAACGAAGAAATTCAATTTGGCGGAAAATTATACAAAAATCCTGGTTACCAAGAAGCTCGTAAAAATTCCAGAAACGGTTTTCACGAATTTGCAGCATTTATTGGAGTGCAAGCCTATCCAAATATGATTATTCTTGATGCAGACGGTAAAAAAATAAAAGATATTTTAGGATATAAAACCCCTGAAGATTTATTACCTCAATTATAA
- a CDS encoding ComEC/Rec2 family competence protein yields the protein MKKVMKYPIYPIAFSYVSGIFCGFYFKLPDIVMLLVAVLSFIALLFLYILQRNNGFNNKLNVFTILAVFIAFSSLGFLSYNFNNKLVIVDNLNEKEFTIKVTDVLKSNAYSHRMYADLVSAKEQPKVLVSFSNKTNVPKVGNVYKLVGTIKKVPKPRNLYDFNYSEYLRLKHIHYQIISYNQPFKITEEKSFQSIIISGRGYLTAQFFKLGYSEETQGFIQALLFGIKTNLNDEIQQQFKDFGILHVLAVSGMHVVLLFSTISYVLRKLRVSKNVITVILIIFLLIFSLMAGFSGSVVRASLMCLMTIIGTLTGRRIHTINLLVGSMLLILLFDPNYLFDVGFQLSYLAVFAIVFCYPVVQHYFTFKNWILNYFGQLVGVSLVAQLGVLPLSIYYFKQIPLLFLIGNIIAIPITSFLLVVWFLQMLLSLISVEVFSFFTPFLSWISTFCFDTLSRLSDYFSVKTIDFHFGILQTILALLMIFTMFWFFQKKQLYKVYVFLSIVVLFQLITLKNVIENKSKEEIVVMNDVDKVVIINRVGNRINQIGNADEFTLHSLRNYELHTNSKVATIDSLQNSFVLKDKKWLIIDSLEVYPKQQFDYVVLYQNPKVNLDRLMIDVQPKIILLHNGNYQYLIDEYSEYFKKRKIPYYDMKSKGSFVIDYN from the coding sequence ATGAAAAAGGTAATGAAATATCCAATTTATCCCATTGCATTTTCATATGTTAGTGGGATTTTTTGTGGCTTTTATTTTAAGCTTCCGGATATTGTTATGCTTTTGGTTGCCGTTTTATCTTTTATAGCATTACTTTTTCTTTACATTTTGCAGCGAAATAATGGTTTTAATAATAAGTTGAATGTATTTACCATTCTTGCTGTTTTTATTGCTTTTTCGTCGCTTGGATTTCTTTCGTACAATTTCAACAACAAGCTCGTAATTGTCGATAATCTTAATGAAAAAGAATTTACCATTAAAGTGACCGATGTTTTAAAATCGAACGCTTATTCGCATCGAATGTATGCCGATTTGGTATCTGCAAAAGAACAGCCCAAAGTTTTAGTCAGCTTCTCAAATAAAACGAATGTTCCTAAAGTTGGAAACGTTTATAAATTAGTAGGAACCATTAAAAAAGTTCCCAAACCACGAAACCTGTACGATTTTAATTACAGCGAATATTTACGGTTAAAACACATTCATTATCAGATAATATCTTACAACCAACCTTTTAAAATTACCGAAGAAAAATCTTTTCAATCAATTATTATTAGTGGTAGAGGTTATCTTACTGCACAGTTTTTTAAATTAGGATATTCCGAGGAAACGCAAGGTTTTATTCAGGCACTTTTGTTCGGCATTAAAACCAATTTAAACGACGAAATTCAACAACAATTTAAAGATTTCGGAATTTTGCACGTGCTTGCTGTATCGGGTATGCACGTGGTCTTGTTGTTTTCAACTATTTCGTATGTTTTAAGAAAATTACGTGTCTCAAAAAACGTTATAACTGTAATCTTGATCATTTTTCTGTTGATTTTCAGTTTAATGGCAGGTTTTTCAGGATCGGTAGTTCGTGCATCCTTAATGTGTTTAATGACAATTATTGGAACTTTAACGGGAAGAAGAATCCATACCATAAATCTTTTGGTTGGTAGTATGCTGTTAATTCTGCTTTTTGATCCAAATTATTTGTTCGATGTCGGTTTTCAGTTAAGCTATCTTGCCGTATTTGCTATTGTGTTTTGTTATCCGGTTGTTCAGCATTACTTTACATTCAAAAACTGGATTTTAAACTATTTTGGTCAGTTGGTTGGTGTTTCTTTGGTTGCACAGTTAGGAGTTTTGCCTTTAAGTATTTATTATTTTAAGCAGATTCCGTTGTTGTTTTTAATTGGAAATATCATTGCAATTCCAATCACATCATTCCTTCTTGTTGTGTGGTTTTTGCAGATGCTTTTAAGTTTGATTTCGGTTGAGGTATTTTCGTTTTTTACTCCGTTTTTAAGTTGGATAAGCACTTTTTGTTTTGACACTTTAAGCAGATTATCTGATTATTTTTCGGTTAAAACAATTGATTTTCATTTTGGAATCTTACAAACTATTCTGGCATTATTGATGATTTTTACAATGTTTTGGTTTTTTCAAAAAAAGCAACTGTATAAAGTTTATGTTTTCCTTTCGATCGTAGTTTTATTTCAATTGATAACCTTAAAAAATGTAATCGAAAATAAAAGTAAAGAAGAAATTGTGGTAATGAACGATGTAGATAAAGTGGTAATCATAAACAGAGTAGGAAATCGTATAAATCAAATTGGTAATGCAGATGAGTTTACGTTGCATAGTTTGAGAAATTATGAACTACATACCAATTCTAAAGTCGCAACTATTGATTCTTTGCAAAATTCTTTTGTATTGAAAGATAAAAAGTGGTTAATCATTGATAGTTTGGAAGTGTATCCTAAACAACAGTTTGATTATGTGGTTTTATATCAAAATCCAAAAGTTAATTTAGACCGATTGATGATCGATGTTCAACCTAAAATAATTTTGCTGCACAATGGCAATTATCAATATTTGATTGATGAGTATTCGGAATACTTTAAGAAAAGAAAAATCCCTTACTATGATATGAAAAGTAAGGGAAGTTTTGTGATAGATTATAATTGA
- a CDS encoding peptide MFS transporter, which translates to MATETANPDFFKSNVLGHPAGLFVLFFTEMWERFSFYGMRVLLVLFLTAALTGNNPGMGWTAEHAGALYSTYAMLLYITPIFGGIIADRFIGYRWAVVIGSLVMTMGHVIMFFDSETALYFGLLCLVIGTGFFKPNMTSILSEMYKSFPEKKDGAYTIFYMGVNAGAFFGMMLCGYLAREMGWHYGFGLAAVFMGLGTLQFWLAKPLFGTIGEVPKKEANKTDVIDLNKKDGESDDDYVERVKDNKRNPFSTLDYVLIAFTTIVGLLFAFDAPLYVIGGIDFLPSFDLSSLGLDTVRGMYLLVILGLIVFIGLIISRLVRYEKVIRDRMIAVIIFAFFTIFFWMSFEQAASSLVLFARDSVDRSLEGTSLTVFNIVNTLLTIVPLLFISWVLFLLAKQTWKKAAVTNIVLIITFLGVWAVAIWMLNNEFSKSASEIDPTWFSILNSFFIIAFASSVSKIWDSKFNPPAAVKYGMGLIIMAIGFGLLAYGSHGITEGVKVSMIWLILAYLFHTLGELCLSPVGLSYVSKLVPARMIAFMFGMWYLAIAIGNKLAALLGGQIDNITKEYSLSTFFLIFTIVPIVAGLIVMALNPLLKKLMHGVK; encoded by the coding sequence ATGGCAACAGAAACAGCTAATCCAGATTTTTTTAAATCAAATGTTTTAGGACATCCTGCCGGATTATTCGTTCTTTTCTTTACTGAAATGTGGGAACGTTTTTCGTTTTACGGAATGAGGGTTCTACTTGTTCTATTTTTAACCGCTGCATTAACTGGTAATAATCCTGGAATGGGGTGGACAGCAGAACATGCTGGTGCATTATATTCTACATACGCAATGCTTTTATATATTACTCCTATATTCGGGGGTATTATTGCAGACAGATTCATAGGGTACCGCTGGGCAGTAGTAATTGGTTCACTTGTAATGACCATGGGACACGTTATTATGTTTTTTGATTCTGAAACAGCATTGTATTTTGGTTTACTATGTTTGGTAATAGGTACGGGATTTTTTAAACCAAATATGACTTCTATTTTGTCTGAAATGTATAAATCGTTCCCTGAAAAAAAAGATGGTGCTTATACAATTTTTTATATGGGTGTAAATGCTGGTGCATTCTTTGGAATGATGCTTTGCGGTTATTTAGCAAGAGAAATGGGATGGCACTATGGTTTTGGATTAGCCGCTGTTTTTATGGGCTTAGGTACGTTACAGTTTTGGTTAGCAAAACCGTTGTTTGGAACTATTGGCGAAGTTCCAAAAAAAGAAGCAAATAAAACAGATGTTATAGATTTAAATAAAAAAGACGGAGAATCTGATGATGATTATGTAGAAAGAGTTAAGGACAACAAAAGAAATCCATTCTCAACATTAGATTATGTTTTAATTGCTTTTACAACAATAGTAGGTTTATTATTTGCTTTTGACGCACCTTTATATGTTATTGGTGGCATTGATTTTTTACCAAGTTTTGACTTATCTTCTTTAGGTTTAGATACCGTTCGCGGTATGTATTTATTGGTAATTTTAGGCTTAATCGTTTTTATTGGTCTTATTATTTCACGTCTTGTACGCTATGAAAAAGTAATTCGCGACCGAATGATCGCTGTAATTATTTTTGCGTTCTTTACCATATTTTTCTGGATGAGTTTTGAACAAGCAGCATCATCGTTGGTTCTTTTCGCTCGCGACAGTGTGGATCGTTCTTTAGAAGGAACCTCGTTAACTGTTTTTAACATTGTAAACACGCTGTTAACTATTGTTCCTTTACTATTTATCTCATGGGTACTGTTTTTATTAGCTAAACAAACTTGGAAAAAAGCCGCAGTTACAAACATTGTTTTAATTATAACATTTTTAGGTGTTTGGGCAGTTGCTATTTGGATGTTAAATAACGAATTTAGTAAATCGGCTTCAGAGATCGATCCTACATGGTTCTCTATTTTAAACTCGTTCTTTATTATTGCTTTTGCATCTTCGGTATCAAAAATATGGGATTCTAAATTTAATCCTCCCGCTGCTGTAAAATACGGCATGGGATTAATTATTATGGCTATTGGTTTTGGGTTATTAGCTTATGGTTCGCACGGTATCACAGAAGGAGTTAAAGTAAGTATGATTTGGTTAATTCTTGCTTATTTATTTCATACTTTAGGCGAACTATGCCTATCGCCAGTTGGCTTGTCTTATGTATCTAAATTGGTACCAGCACGTATGATTGCCTTTATGTTTGGCATGTGGTACTTGGCTATTGCTATAGGAAACAAATTAGCAGCATTATTAGGTGGACAAATAGATAATATTACAAAAGAATATTCATTATCAACATTCTTCTTAATCTTTACAATTGTACCAATTGTAGCAGGTTTAATTGTTATGGCGTTAAACCCTTTATTAAAGAAACTAATGCACGGCGTTAAATAA
- a CDS encoding peptide MFS transporter — protein MNNSNDLELTKHLEKQGADTKTVLGHPASLFVLFFTEMWERFSYYGMRALLTLFLVSTLASGGWEWTREDAMTLYGWYTGLVYLTPLIGGMIADKLTGAKKAIVWGALIMTLGHASMALEGISPNFFYLGLALMILGNGMFKPNISSMVGNLYPDTSAKKDAGYTIFYMGINAGAFLGMLLCGYIGEKVGWHYGFGLAGVFMFFGMLQFYFAQKVFGINGESPKNTQEFHNKKIANNEEQAEVETPSNVVRDRLIVVAVLMLASIVFFLAFEQAGGSMSIFALDYTQRVLDGNAAITFKWIDAILTIVPIAIVTIVLINLAKKLFKEYPLTIIFTGISFIIIWGLGLWKVSKEFGSLETEVAASWFQILNSFFIITLASVFSKFWEKIWNPSGPIKFAIGLILVGIGFAALAYGASSIPQGAKTASVSMIWLIIAYFFHTTGELCLSPVGLSYVSKLSPKKLLGLLFGFWFGASAIANFIAGMLGSTIDKITTEHSMSYFFMIFAIIPGATALILILLNPILKKKMHGIN, from the coding sequence ATGAATAATTCAAACGATTTAGAATTAACTAAACATCTAGAAAAACAAGGTGCTGATACAAAAACTGTGTTGGGACATCCTGCTTCACTTTTTGTTCTTTTCTTTACGGAAATGTGGGAACGATTCAGCTACTACGGTATGCGAGCATTATTAACACTTTTTTTAGTTAGCACATTAGCCTCAGGCGGTTGGGAATGGACCCGAGAAGATGCGATGACTCTTTACGGGTGGTACACCGGTTTGGTTTATCTTACTCCTCTTATTGGTGGAATGATTGCTGATAAATTAACAGGAGCTAAAAAAGCTATTGTTTGGGGTGCTTTAATTATGACTTTAGGTCATGCATCAATGGCGTTAGAAGGTATTAGTCCGAACTTTTTCTATTTGGGACTTGCGTTAATGATTTTAGGAAATGGAATGTTTAAACCAAATATTTCGTCAATGGTTGGAAACCTATACCCTGATACAAGTGCTAAGAAAGATGCTGGTTATACCATTTTCTACATGGGAATTAACGCTGGGGCATTTTTAGGAATGCTACTATGTGGATATATAGGTGAAAAGGTAGGATGGCATTATGGTTTTGGTTTAGCAGGTGTGTTTATGTTTTTTGGTATGTTACAGTTCTACTTTGCCCAAAAAGTATTTGGTATAAATGGTGAAAGTCCTAAAAACACTCAAGAATTTCACAATAAAAAAATTGCAAATAACGAAGAGCAAGCTGAAGTTGAAACTCCTTCAAATGTAGTGAGAGACCGATTAATTGTAGTCGCTGTTTTAATGTTAGCAAGTATTGTATTTTTCCTTGCTTTTGAACAAGCTGGTGGTTCCATGTCTATTTTTGCTTTAGATTATACTCAACGAGTATTAGATGGTAACGCAGCAATTACCTTTAAATGGATTGATGCCATTTTAACAATTGTACCAATAGCTATTGTGACAATAGTACTGATAAACTTAGCTAAAAAACTATTTAAAGAATACCCTCTCACTATCATTTTCACAGGAATATCTTTTATAATTATATGGGGATTAGGTCTTTGGAAAGTTTCAAAGGAATTTGGCTCATTGGAAACCGAAGTAGCTGCTTCTTGGTTTCAAATACTTAACTCATTCTTCATTATTACATTAGCATCTGTTTTTAGTAAATTTTGGGAAAAAATTTGGAATCCTTCAGGCCCCATAAAGTTTGCAATAGGACTTATTTTGGTAGGTATAGGTTTTGCTGCCTTAGCTTATGGTGCAAGTTCAATACCTCAAGGCGCAAAAACCGCTTCTGTAAGCATGATTTGGCTAATTATAGCTTATTTCTTTCACACAACAGGTGAATTATGTTTATCTCCTGTAGGACTATCATATGTAAGCAAATTATCTCCGAAAAAACTACTTGGATTACTATTCGGCTTTTGGTTCGGAGCATCAGCAATTGCAAACTTTATTGCAGGTATGCTTGGATCAACAATTGATAAAATCACAACAGAACATTCTATGTCGTATTTCTTTATGATATTTGCTATCATACCAGGTGCAACAGCTTTGATTCTAATTTTACTAAACCCTATATTAAAGAAAAAAATGCACGGCATTAATTAA
- the lpxB gene encoding lipid-A-disaccharide synthase, which translates to MKYYIIAGEASGDLHGANLLKALFKAEPNAEVRFWGGDLMQQVGGTLVKHYKDLAFMGFAEVIANLSTIFKNIDFCKKDIIAFNPDVIIFIDYPGFNMRIAKWAKQHDFDTHYYISPQIWAWKEGRIKAIKRDVNQMYVILPFEKDFYEKKHQYPVHYVGHPLLDEIEEFKRNQSGDFNKKHRLDDRPIIALLPGSRKQEISRLLTEMLRIVNDYPQFQFVIAGAPSLNAAFYQPFIKQENVKLILNDTYNLLNNAYAAIVTSGTATLETALFNVPQVVVYKGNEISYQIAKRVIKLKYISLVNLIMDEPIVTELIQNECNTANIKKEFDKVINKIHRDEMFVKYRELSKKLGGGGASERVINILKSF; encoded by the coding sequence ATGAAATACTATATTATTGCCGGTGAGGCATCGGGCGATTTGCACGGAGCTAATTTGTTAAAAGCTCTTTTTAAAGCCGAACCTAATGCCGAAGTGCGTTTTTGGGGTGGCGATTTAATGCAGCAAGTTGGCGGAACGTTGGTAAAACATTATAAAGATTTGGCATTTATGGGCTTTGCCGAAGTAATTGCCAATTTAAGCACCATTTTTAAAAATATTGATTTTTGTAAAAAGGATATTATAGCTTTTAATCCCGATGTGATTATTTTTATTGATTACCCCGGGTTTAATATGCGTATTGCCAAATGGGCAAAACAGCACGATTTTGATACGCATTATTACATATCGCCACAAATCTGGGCTTGGAAAGAAGGTAGGATAAAAGCCATAAAACGCGATGTAAACCAAATGTATGTGATCCTTCCGTTTGAAAAAGATTTTTACGAGAAAAAACACCAGTATCCGGTTCATTACGTAGGGCATCCGTTGTTAGACGAAATAGAGGAATTTAAGAGAAATCAGTCGGGAGATTTTAATAAAAAGCATCGGTTAGACGATCGCCCCATTATTGCGTTATTGCCCGGAAGCCGAAAACAGGAAATCTCACGGTTGCTAACAGAAATGCTTCGTATAGTGAATGATTATCCGCAGTTTCAGTTCGTTATTGCCGGTGCACCAAGTTTAAACGCTGCTTTTTATCAGCCGTTTATCAAACAGGAAAATGTGAAATTAATATTGAACGATACCTATAATTTACTGAATAACGCTTATGCGGCAATTGTAACTTCGGGTACGGCAACGTTAGAAACCGCTTTGTTCAACGTGCCTCAGGTGGTGGTTTACAAAGGCAACGAAATATCGTATCAAATTGCAAAACGAGTGATTAAACTAAAGTATATTTCGCTTGTAAATTTAATTATGGATGAACCCATTGTAACCGAATTGATTCAAAATGAATGTAACACAGCTAATATTAAAAAAGAATTTGATAAAGTTATTAACAAAATCCATCGGGATGAAATGTTTGTAAAGTACCGAGAATTAAGTAAAAAGTTAGGCGGTGGCGGTGCAAGTGAAAGAGTTATCAACATTCTAAAATCTTTTTAA